GGCCGGTGCCGACGGCGTAGATGCCGAATTCTTCCTTGAGGCGTTCCACTTGCTCCACGGTGAGGCCGGAGTAGGAGAACATGCCGCGCTGCTGCGCGACGAAGCCGAAGTCACGCTTGGCGCCCAGTGCGGCCAGTTGCTCGACCATGGCCAGGCGCATGCTGCGAATGCGGTCGCGCATTTCGCCCAGTTCGGCTTCCCACATGGCGCGCAGCTCGGGGCTGTTGAGCACGCTGGCGACCACGGTGGCGCCGTGGGTCGGCGGGTTGGAGTAGTTGGTACGGATCACGCGCTTGAGCTGCGACAGGACGCGAGTCGATTCTTCGCGGCTGCTGGTGACCAGCGACAGAGCGCCCACGCGTTCGCCATACAGCGAGAACGACTTGGAGAAGGAGCTGGACACGAAGAACTCCAGGCCCGACTCGGCGAACAGACGCACGGCTTCGGCGTCCTGGTCGATGCCGTCACCGAAGCCCTGGTAGGCGATGTCGAGGAAGGGCACGTGCTCGCGCTCGCGCAGCACGTCCAGCACGGCCTTCCAGTCTTCCAATTGCAGGTCGACGCCGGTCGGGTTATGGCAGCAGGCGTGCAGCACGACGATGGAACGGGCCGGCAGGTTA
This region of Pseudomonas wenzhouensis genomic DNA includes:
- a CDS encoding amino acid aminotransferase, whose translation is MSLFSAVEMAPRDPILGLNEAFNADTRATKVNLGVGVYYNEEGRIPLLRAVAEAEKARIEAHAPRGYLPIEGIAAYDKAVQELLFGKGAALIEAGRVITTQALGGTGALKIGADFLKRLLPDATVAISDPSWENHRALFESAGFPVQNYRYYDPFSNGVNRGGMLEDLRNLPARSIVVLHACCHNPTGVDLQLEDWKAVLDVLREREHVPFLDIAYQGFGDGIDQDAEAVRLFAESGLEFFVSSSFSKSFSLYGERVGALSLVTSSREESTRVLSQLKRVIRTNYSNPPTHGATVVASVLNSPELRAMWEAELGEMRDRIRSMRLAMVEQLAALGAKRDFGFVAQQRGMFSYSGLTVEQVERLKEEFGIYAVGTGRICVAALNKGNLDSVTRAIHAVL